The Mycolicibacterium boenickei genome has a segment encoding these proteins:
- a CDS encoding cytochrome P450, which yields MAADFTDLDNFASGFPHELFAAHRREAPVYWHEPTEHTPDGEGFWSVATHAETLAVLRDAETYSSVTGGTRPFGGTLLQDLSIAGQVLNMMDDPRHSEIRRLVSSGLTPRMIRRVEDDLRARTRPLLDDVVAGEPLDFLVDVAAELPMQMICILLGVPESERHWLFQAIEPQFDFGGSRSAALAQLSPEEAGSRMYTYGSELIAAKRAEPGDDMLSVVANASDACLSDLELYLFFSLLFSAGAETTRNAVAGGLLALIENPSQMALLREDLAELPTAIEEMVRWTSPSPSKRRTATRAVTLGGCDIEPGQKVQVWEGSANRDSLVFEQPDVFDVTRKPNPHLGFGYGIHYCLGANLARLELRVLFEELLSRFSSARLVKPVEWTRSNRHTGIRHLVAEFA from the coding sequence TTGGCGGCCGACTTCACCGACCTGGACAACTTCGCGTCGGGTTTCCCGCACGAGTTGTTCGCCGCGCACCGCCGCGAGGCCCCGGTGTACTGGCACGAGCCCACCGAACACACCCCGGACGGCGAGGGCTTCTGGTCGGTGGCCACCCACGCCGAAACCCTTGCGGTACTGCGTGATGCGGAGACCTACTCCTCGGTGACCGGCGGCACCCGACCATTCGGCGGAACCCTGCTGCAGGACCTGTCCATCGCCGGGCAGGTGCTCAACATGATGGACGACCCGCGGCACTCCGAGATCCGGCGCCTGGTCAGTTCGGGCCTGACCCCGCGGATGATCCGGCGGGTCGAAGACGATCTGCGGGCCCGCACACGCCCGCTGCTCGATGATGTGGTGGCGGGCGAACCGCTGGACTTCCTGGTCGACGTGGCCGCCGAGCTGCCCATGCAGATGATCTGCATCCTGTTGGGCGTGCCTGAATCCGAACGGCATTGGCTGTTTCAGGCGATCGAGCCGCAGTTCGACTTCGGCGGCTCCCGGTCGGCGGCTCTGGCGCAGCTGTCGCCCGAGGAGGCCGGCTCGCGGATGTACACCTACGGCTCCGAATTGATTGCGGCCAAACGCGCCGAGCCCGGCGACGACATGCTCTCGGTGGTGGCCAACGCTTCTGACGCCTGTCTCTCGGATCTGGAGTTGTACCTGTTCTTCAGCCTGCTGTTCAGCGCCGGCGCTGAGACCACCCGCAACGCCGTGGCGGGCGGACTGCTGGCCCTGATCGAAAACCCTTCGCAGATGGCGTTGTTGCGGGAGGATCTCGCCGAACTGCCCACGGCGATCGAGGAGATGGTGCGCTGGACTTCACCGTCACCGTCCAAGCGCCGGACCGCGACCCGCGCCGTCACTTTGGGCGGTTGCGACATCGAACCCGGGCAGAAGGTCCAGGTTTGGGAAGGGTCGGCGAACCGCGATTCGCTGGTCTTCGAGCAGCCGGACGTTTTCGACGTCACGCGCAAGCCCAATCCCCACTTGGGTTTCGGCTACGGTATCCACTACTGCCTCGGCGCCAACCTGGCCCGGCTGGAGCTTCGGGTGCTGTTCGAGGAGCTGCTGTCGCGGTTCTCGTCGGCTCGTCTGGTCAAGCCCGTCGAGTGGACCCGCAGCAACCGTCACACCGGCATCCGGCATCTGGTGGCGGAATTCGCCTAA
- a CDS encoding DUF1707 SHOCT-like domain-containing protein: MDCGPNDHLRVSDAERAKVGQLLERAVAEGMITLDEFSERYDAALAARTRGELGAVVADLPMTVPAVQTPGAPPEELRGWMSSIVRRGRWTVAPVLHVKSRLCSTTLDFTSAALPGPVVEIVLDDYCSSTELIVPASATADVNGVEAVAGSVTANVRTSPPSGQLHLIVRGRARMGSVTVRHPFGSWLRRLSGTR; encoded by the coding sequence ATGGACTGCGGCCCGAATGACCATCTCCGAGTCTCAGACGCCGAGCGTGCCAAGGTGGGGCAACTGCTCGAACGCGCGGTAGCCGAGGGCATGATCACGCTCGACGAGTTCAGCGAGCGCTACGACGCCGCACTGGCCGCACGCACCCGGGGTGAGTTGGGCGCGGTCGTCGCGGATCTGCCGATGACGGTGCCGGCGGTACAGACGCCGGGTGCGCCTCCGGAGGAGCTGCGGGGGTGGATGTCGTCGATCGTCCGGCGCGGGCGGTGGACGGTGGCGCCCGTGCTGCATGTGAAAAGCCGGTTGTGCAGCACCACCCTCGACTTCACCTCGGCGGCGCTGCCCGGGCCGGTGGTGGAGATCGTTCTGGATGATTACTGCAGCTCGACCGAGCTGATCGTGCCCGCGTCGGCGACCGCCGATGTCAACGGCGTCGAAGCGGTCGCGGGCAGTGTCACCGCCAATGTCCGCACCAGCCCACCGTCCGGCCAGCTGCATCTCATCGTGCGCGGCCGCGCCCGGATGGGGTCGGTCACCGTGCGGCACCCGTTCGGAAGCTGGCTGCGGCGGTTGAGCGGTACTCGATAG
- a CDS encoding phosphoribosylaminoimidazolesuccinocarboxamide synthase: MRPALSDYQHLASGKVRELYRIDDEHLLFVATDRISAYDYVLDSQIPDKGRILTAMSVFFFDLISAPNHLAGPPDDERIPAEVLGRALVVKQLKMLPVECVARGYLTGSGLLDYQSSGSVCGIPLPPGLGEASKFDEPLFTPATKADIGEHDENISFAHVIDLVGPVLANQLKERTLQTYIQGADHALTKGIIIADTKFEFGVDEHGNVVLADEVFTPDSSRYWRAESYQQGVVQDSFDKQFVRNWLTGPDSGWDRHGDTPPPPLPEEIVAATRDRYIEAYERISGLRFDDWIGA; the protein is encoded by the coding sequence ATGCGCCCTGCTCTGTCCGACTACCAGCACCTGGCCAGCGGCAAAGTCCGCGAGTTGTACCGCATCGACGACGAGCACCTGCTGTTCGTGGCGACCGACCGCATCTCGGCCTACGACTACGTCCTCGACTCGCAGATCCCGGACAAGGGCCGGATCCTGACGGCGATGAGCGTGTTCTTCTTCGACCTGATCAGCGCGCCCAACCACCTGGCCGGGCCGCCGGACGACGAGCGCATCCCCGCCGAGGTGCTGGGCCGTGCGCTGGTGGTGAAGCAACTGAAGATGCTGCCGGTGGAGTGCGTGGCGCGCGGCTACCTGACCGGTTCGGGGCTGCTGGACTACCAGTCGTCGGGTTCGGTGTGCGGTATCCCGCTGCCGCCGGGGCTCGGGGAGGCGAGCAAGTTCGACGAGCCGCTGTTCACCCCGGCTACCAAGGCCGACATCGGCGAGCACGACGAGAACATCTCGTTCGCCCACGTGATCGACCTGGTCGGGCCGGTCCTGGCGAACCAGTTGAAGGAACGCACGCTGCAGACGTACATCCAAGGTGCGGACCATGCGCTGACCAAGGGCATCATCATCGCCGACACCAAGTTCGAGTTCGGTGTCGACGAGCACGGCAACGTGGTGCTGGCCGACGAGGTGTTCACCCCGGACTCGTCGCGGTACTGGCGCGCCGAGAGCTATCAGCAGGGTGTGGTGCAGGACAGCTTCGACAAGCAGTTCGTCCGCAACTGGCTGACCGGGCCGGACTCCGGCTGGGACCGGCACGGCGACACCCCGCCCCCGCCGTTGCCCGAGGAGATCGTGGCGGCCACCCGCGACCGGTACATCGAGGCGTACGAACGGATTTCGGGCCTGCGGTTCGACGATTGGATCGGCGCATGA
- a CDS encoding S9 family peptidase, with product MTKSVQPPVAKRGNHRREHHGDVFIDPYEWLRDKENPEVIAHLEAENAYTDASTAHLEPLRQKIFDEIKARTKETDLSVPMRRNGWWYYARSFEGKQYAVHCRCPIDDPDDWTPPELDGDAEIPGEQILLDENVEADGHEYFSLGAATVSLDGNILAYSVDVLGDERYTLKFKDLRTGELYDDTITGIGAGGTWAADSRTLYYTTVDDAWRPDTVWRHRLASGLPSEKVYHEPDERFWVAIGRSRSDKYLFVASGSAVTTEVAYVDANDPTAELTTVWERRDLVEYSVEHAVVGGEDRFLILHNDGAENFMLVDAPVSDPSDFRTLIEHRSDVRLDGVDAFDGFLVISYRSEALPKMALWPLTADGYGRREELTFDSELTAAGMGGNPNWSTPKLRIGATSFITPARIYDLDLATGERTLLREQPVLGGYRPEDYVERRDWATAPDGEQVPISIIHRAGLQFPAPTLLYGYGAYESCEDPRFSIARLSLLDRGMVFVIAHVRGGGELGRPWYEHGKLLEKTNTFTDFIAAARHLIDDGVTRPQNLVALGGSAGGLLMGAVANMAPELFAGILAQVPFVDALTTILDPSLPLTVTEWDEWGNPLEDPEVYRYMKAYTPYENVAAQDYPAILAMTSLNDTRVYYVEPAKWVAALRHTKTDGHPVLLKTEMVAGHGGLSGRYERWKEAAFQYAWLLAAADSDNYGSGQVDSLFGGPDA from the coding sequence ATGACCAAGTCCGTGCAGCCGCCGGTCGCCAAGCGCGGCAATCATCGCCGTGAGCATCACGGCGATGTGTTCATCGACCCGTACGAATGGTTGCGCGACAAGGAAAACCCCGAGGTGATCGCGCACCTGGAAGCCGAGAACGCGTACACCGACGCATCCACGGCCCATCTGGAGCCGTTGCGGCAGAAGATCTTCGACGAGATCAAGGCCCGCACCAAGGAAACCGACCTTTCGGTGCCGATGCGCCGCAACGGCTGGTGGTACTACGCACGCAGCTTCGAGGGCAAGCAGTACGCGGTGCACTGCCGGTGCCCGATCGACGATCCCGACGACTGGACGCCGCCCGAGCTGGACGGCGACGCCGAGATCCCCGGCGAGCAGATCCTGCTCGACGAGAACGTCGAGGCCGACGGCCACGAGTATTTCTCGCTCGGCGCAGCCACGGTGAGCCTGGACGGCAACATCCTGGCCTACTCGGTCGACGTTCTCGGCGACGAGCGATACACCTTGAAGTTCAAGGATTTACGGACCGGCGAGCTGTACGACGACACGATCACCGGGATCGGCGCCGGCGGCACCTGGGCCGCCGACAGCCGCACGCTGTACTACACCACGGTCGACGATGCCTGGCGGCCGGACACCGTGTGGCGGCACCGGCTGGCTTCGGGCCTCCCGTCGGAGAAGGTGTATCACGAACCCGACGAACGGTTCTGGGTCGCGATCGGCCGCAGCCGTAGCGACAAGTACCTGTTCGTCGCATCGGGCAGCGCGGTCACCACCGAGGTCGCCTACGTCGACGCGAATGACCCGACGGCCGAGCTCACCACGGTGTGGGAGCGTCGTGATCTGGTGGAGTATTCCGTCGAGCACGCCGTGGTCGGGGGCGAGGACCGGTTCCTGATCCTGCACAACGACGGTGCCGAGAACTTCATGCTGGTCGACGCTCCGGTCAGCGACCCGAGCGATTTCCGCACCCTGATCGAGCACCGCTCGGACGTGCGCCTGGACGGTGTCGACGCATTCGACGGATTCCTCGTGATCAGTTACCGCAGTGAGGCGTTGCCGAAGATGGCGCTGTGGCCGCTCACCGCGGACGGTTACGGCCGGCGCGAGGAGCTGACCTTCGATTCCGAGCTGACCGCCGCGGGGATGGGTGGGAACCCGAACTGGTCCACACCGAAGTTGCGGATCGGTGCCACGTCGTTCATCACCCCGGCCCGGATCTACGACCTGGACCTGGCCACGGGCGAGCGGACCCTGCTCCGCGAGCAGCCGGTGCTCGGCGGCTACCGGCCGGAAGACTATGTGGAGCGCCGGGATTGGGCGACCGCACCCGACGGGGAGCAGGTCCCGATCTCGATCATCCACCGGGCCGGATTGCAGTTCCCGGCTCCGACGCTGCTCTATGGCTACGGCGCCTACGAGTCGTGTGAGGATCCGCGGTTCTCGATCGCCCGGTTGTCCTTGTTGGACCGGGGCATGGTGTTCGTGATCGCGCATGTGCGCGGCGGTGGTGAACTCGGCCGGCCGTGGTACGAGCACGGCAAGCTGCTGGAGAAGACGAATACGTTCACCGACTTCATCGCCGCGGCACGCCATCTCATCGACGACGGGGTGACCCGCCCGCAGAATCTGGTGGCCCTCGGTGGCAGTGCCGGCGGGCTGTTGATGGGCGCGGTGGCCAACATGGCGCCGGAGTTGTTCGCTGGCATCCTGGCGCAGGTGCCGTTCGTCGATGCGCTGACGACGATCCTGGATCCGTCGTTGCCGCTGACGGTGACCGAGTGGGACGAGTGGGGAAATCCGTTGGAGGACCCCGAGGTCTACCGCTACATGAAGGCCTACACGCCGTATGAGAATGTGGCGGCGCAGGACTATCCGGCGATCCTGGCGATGACCTCGCTCAACGATACCCGGGTGTACTACGTGGAACCGGCGAAATGGGTTGCCGCGCTGCGGCATACGAAGACAGACGGCCATCCCGTGCTGCTCAAGACCGAGATGGTGGCCGGTCACGGCGGCCTGTCCGGACGTTACGAGCGGTGGAAGGAAGCCGCGTTCCAGTACGCCTGGCTGCTAGCTGCCGCCGACAGCGACAACTACGGCAGCGGCCAGGTAGACAGCCTCTTCGGCGGTCCGGACGCTTAA
- a CDS encoding DoxX family protein: protein MAVFLTLILASLAARAVGLLGVDYVDSWPAAIAVGLAAMFVMTGVAHFVDPLRRDMIAIVPPSLPAPGVLVTVTGVLELAGAVGLLYPPTRVAAAVCLFLLMLAMFPANVYAARMPSPPKSMTSRLSVRTAEEAVYLAAAVVVAVGGS, encoded by the coding sequence GTGGCCGTCTTTCTCACTCTCATCCTCGCCAGCCTGGCGGCCCGGGCGGTCGGCCTGCTCGGCGTGGACTATGTCGACAGCTGGCCCGCGGCAATCGCGGTCGGGCTGGCCGCGATGTTCGTCATGACCGGCGTCGCACACTTCGTCGACCCGCTGCGGCGCGACATGATCGCGATCGTGCCGCCTTCGCTACCCGCGCCCGGTGTGCTGGTGACAGTCACCGGCGTGCTGGAGCTGGCCGGCGCCGTCGGCCTGCTCTACCCACCCACCCGGGTGGCGGCGGCAGTGTGCCTGTTCCTGCTCATGCTGGCGATGTTCCCGGCCAACGTCTACGCCGCCAGGATGCCGAGCCCGCCCAAGTCGATGACTTCGCGGTTAAGCGTCCGGACCGCCGAAGAGGCTGTCTACCTGGCCGCTGCCGTAGTTGTCGCTGTCGGCGGCAGCTAG
- a CDS encoding TetR/AcrR family transcriptional regulator codes for MGYHHGDLKAVILAQAAGLVSERGADGISLRELARAAGVSHAAPAHHFTDRRGLFTALATEGFQLLAAALTEARPQFIDAAKAYVRFALDHPGHYEVMFDKSLYDDNDPDLVAAAAAAGAELNRGVGTLADPKAAADPAGAALAAWSLVHGFSMLWLNDAIDTAGDPIAKVQSLAQILFDE; via the coding sequence ATGGGCTATCACCACGGCGACCTCAAGGCCGTGATCCTCGCGCAGGCTGCCGGCCTGGTTTCCGAACGTGGCGCCGACGGCATCTCGCTGCGCGAACTCGCACGCGCCGCGGGCGTCTCCCACGCGGCCCCCGCGCATCACTTCACCGACCGGCGCGGGCTGTTCACCGCACTGGCCACCGAAGGGTTCCAGCTCCTCGCCGCCGCGCTGACCGAGGCCAGGCCGCAGTTCATCGACGCCGCCAAGGCCTATGTGCGCTTCGCCCTCGACCACCCCGGCCACTACGAGGTGATGTTCGACAAATCGCTCTACGACGACAACGACCCCGATCTGGTCGCTGCCGCCGCAGCCGCCGGGGCCGAGCTGAACCGCGGTGTCGGCACCCTGGCCGACCCCAAGGCGGCTGCCGATCCGGCCGGTGCCGCGCTGGCGGCTTGGTCTCTGGTGCATGGTTTTTCGATGCTGTGGCTCAACGACGCGATCGACACCGCCGGTGACCCGATCGCCAAGGTGCAGAGTCTGGCCCAGATCCTGTTCGACGAGTAG
- a CDS encoding glutathione peroxidase, with product MSLNDIPLTTLDGKPTTLSELADGAVLVVNVASKCGLTPQYTALEKLAQDYAARGLTVVGVPCNQFMGQEPGTAEEIQTFCSTTYGVTFPLLAKADVNGADRHPLYAELTQAADAAGEAGDIQWNFEKFLLAPGGTVANRFRPRTEPDAPEVIEAIEAVLPA from the coding sequence ATGAGCCTCAACGACATCCCGCTGACCACCCTCGACGGCAAGCCGACCACGCTGTCCGAGTTGGCAGACGGTGCAGTCCTGGTGGTCAACGTGGCCTCCAAATGTGGTCTGACGCCGCAGTACACCGCGCTGGAGAAGCTCGCCCAGGATTACGCCGCGCGCGGGCTGACCGTCGTCGGGGTGCCCTGCAACCAGTTCATGGGCCAGGAGCCGGGCACCGCCGAGGAGATTCAGACGTTCTGCTCGACCACCTACGGCGTGACGTTCCCGCTGCTCGCCAAGGCCGACGTCAACGGCGCCGACCGCCACCCGCTCTACGCCGAGCTGACCCAGGCCGCCGATGCGGCAGGTGAGGCCGGCGACATCCAGTGGAACTTCGAGAAGTTCCTGCTGGCCCCGGGCGGCACGGTGGCCAACCGGTTCCGGCCCCGCACCGAACCCGACGCACCCGAGGTGATCGAAGCCATCGAAGCGGTCCTGCCGGCCTGA
- a CDS encoding DUF2334 domain-containing protein, producing MTGQLIVSISQISDRTMADVESFCAELDARGVPASMMVAPRLKGGYRLDRDAETVEWLARRRSAGDAVVLHGYDEAATKKRRGEFASLPAHEANLRLMGADRVLEHLGLRTRLFAAPGWTVSQGTVTALPRNGFRLLADLNGVTDLVRQTTTRARVVGIGEGFLSEPWWCRTVVLAAERTARREGIVRVAVAARHLRRPGPRQAMLDAIDLALLHQCVPTVYRWRGFSVLTDAA from the coding sequence GTGACCGGACAACTCATCGTCTCGATATCGCAGATCAGCGATCGCACGATGGCTGATGTCGAGTCGTTCTGCGCCGAACTCGACGCCCGCGGCGTGCCCGCCTCGATGATGGTGGCGCCGCGGCTCAAGGGCGGTTACCGGTTAGATCGCGACGCCGAGACCGTGGAATGGCTGGCCCGCCGGCGCAGCGCCGGTGACGCCGTGGTCCTGCACGGCTACGACGAGGCCGCGACCAAGAAGCGTCGCGGCGAGTTCGCCTCACTGCCCGCACATGAGGCCAATCTGCGGCTGATGGGCGCCGACCGGGTGCTCGAACACCTGGGCCTGCGCACCCGGTTGTTCGCCGCTCCCGGCTGGACCGTGTCGCAGGGCACGGTGACCGCCTTGCCGCGCAACGGCTTTCGTTTGCTCGCCGACCTGAACGGCGTCACCGACCTGGTCCGCCAGACCACGACGCGGGCGCGGGTGGTCGGCATCGGAGAAGGTTTCCTGTCCGAGCCGTGGTGGTGCCGCACCGTCGTGCTGGCCGCCGAACGCACCGCGCGCCGCGAAGGCATCGTGCGGGTCGCGGTCGCTGCGCGGCACCTGCGCAGGCCCGGGCCCAGGCAGGCCATGCTCGACGCGATCGACCTGGCTTTGCTGCACCAGTGCGTACCCACCGTCTACCGGTGGCGAGGATTCTCGGTACTGACCGACGCCGCCTGA
- a CDS encoding FAD-binding dehydrogenase, whose product MADADVIVVGAGLAGLVAACELVERGHRVLIVDQENAANLGGQAFWSFGGLFFVDSPEQRRLGIHDSQELALQDWLGTAGFDRPEDHWPREWAHAYVDFAAGEKRSWLRARGLQTFPLVGWAERGGYGALGHGNSVPRFHITWGTGPAIVDVFARRLLGEPRVRFAHRHRVDELIVSEGAVVGVRGAVLEPSDAPRGAPSSRNVIGDFEFRAAAVIVASGGIGGNHDLVRKNWPARMGRVPEQLLSGVPAHVDGRMIGISETAGAHVINSDRMWHYTEGITNYDPIWPDHGIRILPGPSSLWLDANGKRLPGPLYPGFDTLGTLEHICRTGQDYTWFILNARIIAKEFALSGQEQNPDLTSRSVRDVLSRVRPGAPAPVQAFVDRGVDFVSARSLRELVAAMNDVPDVLELDYATVAAEVTARDREVVNKFTKDGQVTAIRAARGYLGDRFSRVVAPHRLTDPKAGPMIAVKLHILTRKSLGGLETDLDSRVLKDDGTAFAGLYAAGEAAGFGGGGVHGYRSLEGTFLGGCIFSGRAAGRGAAGDIA is encoded by the coding sequence ATGGCAGACGCCGATGTCATTGTCGTGGGGGCGGGTCTCGCCGGGTTGGTCGCCGCGTGCGAACTCGTCGAGCGGGGCCACCGGGTACTGATCGTGGACCAGGAGAACGCCGCCAACCTGGGTGGGCAGGCGTTCTGGTCGTTCGGCGGATTGTTCTTCGTCGACAGCCCCGAACAGCGCAGGCTCGGTATCCATGACAGCCAGGAATTGGCCCTGCAGGACTGGCTGGGCACCGCAGGCTTCGACCGGCCCGAGGACCACTGGCCCCGCGAGTGGGCACACGCTTATGTCGATTTCGCCGCGGGCGAGAAACGCAGCTGGCTACGGGCCCGGGGATTGCAGACTTTCCCGTTGGTCGGGTGGGCCGAGCGGGGCGGTTACGGCGCGCTGGGGCATGGCAATTCGGTGCCGCGATTCCATATCACCTGGGGGACCGGTCCGGCGATCGTCGACGTCTTCGCCCGCCGGTTGCTCGGCGAGCCGCGGGTGCGGTTCGCCCACCGTCACCGCGTCGACGAACTCATCGTGTCCGAGGGCGCCGTCGTCGGGGTCCGGGGTGCGGTGCTCGAGCCCTCCGATGCGCCGCGTGGGGCACCGTCGTCGCGAAACGTCATCGGCGACTTCGAGTTCCGCGCCGCCGCGGTGATCGTCGCCAGCGGCGGGATCGGCGGCAACCACGACCTCGTCCGCAAGAACTGGCCGGCGCGCATGGGCCGGGTGCCCGAGCAGCTGCTCAGCGGTGTCCCCGCGCACGTCGACGGCCGCATGATCGGCATCTCCGAGACCGCCGGTGCGCACGTCATCAACAGCGACCGGATGTGGCACTACACCGAAGGCATCACCAACTACGACCCGATCTGGCCGGACCACGGCATCCGCATCCTGCCCGGCCCGTCGTCATTGTGGTTGGACGCCAACGGGAAACGGCTTCCGGGGCCGCTGTATCCCGGCTTCGACACCCTCGGCACGCTCGAACACATCTGCCGCACGGGGCAGGACTACACCTGGTTCATCCTCAACGCGCGGATCATCGCCAAGGAGTTCGCGCTGTCCGGGCAGGAGCAGAACCCCGACCTCACCTCGCGCAGCGTGCGTGACGTGCTGTCCCGCGTACGTCCCGGCGCGCCGGCACCCGTGCAGGCGTTCGTCGATCGTGGCGTGGATTTCGTCAGCGCCCGCTCGCTGCGCGAACTGGTCGCCGCGATGAACGACGTGCCGGACGTCCTGGAACTCGACTACGCCACCGTGGCCGCCGAGGTGACGGCGCGAGACCGCGAGGTGGTCAACAAATTCACCAAGGACGGGCAGGTCACCGCGATCCGGGCGGCCCGCGGCTACCTCGGTGACCGGTTCAGCCGTGTCGTCGCCCCGCACCGCCTCACCGACCCGAAGGCCGGGCCGATGATCGCCGTCAAGCTGCACATCCTGACCCGAAAGTCCCTGGGCGGGTTGGAAACCGATCTGGATTCCCGGGTGCTCAAGGACGACGGCACGGCGTTCGCGGGCCTGTACGCAGCGGGCGAGGCGGCCGGATTCGGCGGCGGTGGGGTGCACGGCTACCGGTCGCTGGAGGGCACTTTCCTGGGTGGCTGCATCTTCTCCGGCCGAGCCGCCGGCCGGGGTGCGGCGGGCGATATCGCCTGA
- a CDS encoding MBL fold metallo-hydrolase → MQLTHFGHSCLLASISDTTVLFDPGNFSHGFEGITGLSAILITHQHPDHADTARLPALIDANPQAALYADPQTAAQLGEPWQAVHPGDEFRVGSLNVRGTGGRHAVIHPEIPVIDNISYLLGDDEHPARLMHPGDALFVPGEPVDVLATPAAAPWMKISEAVDFLRAVAPEKAVPIHQGIIEPNARGIYYGRLAEMTNTDFQVLTEENGTEL, encoded by the coding sequence ATGCAACTCACGCATTTCGGACATTCGTGCCTACTGGCCAGTATTTCGGACACCACCGTGTTGTTCGACCCGGGCAACTTCTCGCATGGGTTCGAAGGCATCACCGGGCTGTCGGCCATCCTGATCACCCACCAGCACCCTGACCACGCCGATACCGCGCGGTTACCCGCGCTGATCGATGCCAACCCGCAGGCGGCGCTGTACGCCGATCCGCAGACCGCCGCGCAGTTGGGTGAGCCCTGGCAGGCGGTGCATCCCGGTGACGAGTTCCGCGTCGGCTCACTCAACGTGCGCGGGACCGGCGGCAGGCATGCCGTGATTCACCCGGAAATCCCTGTGATCGACAACATTTCATACCTACTGGGCGACGACGAGCATCCGGCCCGGCTGATGCATCCGGGCGATGCGCTGTTCGTCCCCGGCGAACCGGTCGATGTGCTGGCCACCCCGGCGGCCGCCCCGTGGATGAAAATCTCTGAGGCCGTGGACTTCCTGCGTGCGGTGGCTCCGGAGAAGGCGGTGCCCATCCACCAGGGCATCATCGAGCCCAACGCGCGCGGGATCTACTACGGCCGGCTGGCCGAGATGACGAATACCGACTTCCAGGTGCTCACCGAGGAAAACGGGACTGAACTCTGA
- a CDS encoding ATPase: MSFVLCGLAAGPPRAWSDPGADCPPLCDRIPDSAWVAPSKLPLNREYRWPGLAGLAVTAVSPRFRFEEECASPPIPGDPRDYAVAARSEVSRPDGHWQLRVQVIHWRGDTWQGGQTALAVVQGAVGALRTCQGAGTSVTTDRPGRFAAAVNFGNTRVLHQYLIADPDNSTVVELAMWSTTPPKVAWSAPSDGQVLDALADPLCTAYIGSCR; encoded by the coding sequence ATGTCATTCGTGCTCTGCGGACTGGCCGCAGGGCCACCTCGGGCATGGTCGGATCCCGGTGCCGACTGCCCGCCGCTGTGTGACCGCATCCCGGACTCGGCGTGGGTCGCCCCCTCGAAACTGCCGCTGAACCGCGAGTACCGCTGGCCCGGGCTGGCGGGTTTGGCCGTCACCGCGGTGTCCCCACGCTTCCGCTTCGAAGAGGAATGCGCGTCACCGCCGATCCCCGGAGATCCGCGCGACTACGCCGTGGCGGCACGGTCCGAGGTCTCCCGCCCTGACGGGCACTGGCAACTGCGCGTCCAGGTGATCCACTGGCGCGGGGACACGTGGCAGGGCGGGCAGACCGCCCTTGCGGTGGTGCAGGGCGCGGTCGGCGCGCTGCGCACCTGCCAGGGGGCCGGTACATCGGTGACCACCGACCGGCCAGGGCGGTTCGCGGCGGCCGTCAACTTCGGCAACACCCGGGTCCTGCACCAGTACCTGATCGCCGATCCGGACAACAGCACGGTGGTCGAGTTGGCCATGTGGTCGACCACCCCACCAAAGGTCGCGTGGTCGGCGCCGTCGGACGGTCAGGTGCTCGATGCGCTGGCGGACCCACTGTGCACGGCTTACATAGGGTCGTGCCGGTAG
- the purS gene encoding phosphoribosylformylglycinamidine synthase subunit PurS, producing MAKVVVHVMPKAEILDPQGQAIVGALGRLGHGGISDVRQGKRFELEVDDSVADQTLAEIAESLLANTVIEDFSVSREDA from the coding sequence GTGGCAAAGGTGGTTGTGCACGTCATGCCCAAGGCGGAGATCCTGGACCCTCAGGGGCAGGCGATCGTCGGGGCACTTGGTCGGCTCGGACATGGTGGTATCTCGGACGTCCGGCAAGGGAAGCGGTTCGAGCTCGAAGTCGACGACTCCGTAGCCGACCAGACCCTGGCTGAGATCGCCGAATCTCTGCTGGCCAACACCGTTATCGAGGACTTCTCGGTGAGCCGGGAGGACGCGTGA